In the genome of Falco naumanni isolate bFalNau1 unplaced genomic scaffold, bFalNau1.pat scaffold_336_arrow_pat_ctg1, whole genome shotgun sequence, one region contains:
- the LOC121082148 gene encoding uncharacterized protein LOC121082148: MRWCNLPACAFAGMLLALCAPTTPFEVRVVGTPSEVGYGGTLLLNCSSTCPPPGGPGGLETPLSKEWVGEGPGWVSVRLWNVTQPHSDVLCYFSCQGRRKVVTFTVLAYALVPSPPPPPRPPAAPPGHQSPQRHPAGAGGHRVLGLAQSPPRAAAALVPQPATPPSPGTRVPCACAWCRPRRTMVLSSGAKPSSAWATGHGGGARPPSRCTWLTSHGWTTGAAPPGRTGRRGRMRPCAARHGATPRPSWSAPRMGTPSPPGCCAPSPAPTPAPTAARPPTRWGQLSGASPSGCTPTTLTCCCWCWCRWRWGVGALAGAVGYRIYYRKKKIRRYRLQEQQKRLQLDAPKPPGCSEETTRLNGPAQP; encoded by the exons ATGCGTTGGTGCAACCTCCCCGCCTGCGCCTTCGCCGGGATGCTCCTGGCGCTGTGCG cacccaccacccccttcGAGGTGAGGGTGGTGGGCACCCCTTCGGAGGTGGGCTACGGTGGGACGCTGCTGCtgaactgctccagcacctgccccccccccgggggtcctggggggctggagACCCCCTTGAGCAAGGAGTGGGTGGGTGAGGGGCCGGGGTGGGTCAGCGTGCGGCTCTGGAACGTCACCCAGCCCCACTCCGATGTCCTCTGCTACTTCTCCTGCCAGGGCCGGAGGAAGGTGGTCACCTTCACCGTCCTGGCCTACG CTCTGgtcccctcgcccccccccccccccagacctcCCGCAGCCCCTCCTGGCCATCAGTCGCCCCAACGCCACCCAGCAGGAGCCGGTGGCCATCGAGTGCTCGGCCTCGCCCAGTCGCCCCCCCGGGCTGCGGCTGCGCTTGTGCCACAGCCGGcgaccccccccagccctggcacgaGGGTCCCGTGCGCCTGCGCCTGGTGCCGGCCGAGGAGGACGATGGTGCTGAGCTCCGGTGCGaagcccagctcagcctgggcaACTGGACACGGCGGCGGAGCTCGGCCACCGTCACGCTGCACGTGGCTT aCCAGCCACGGATGGACGACGGGAGCTGCCCCCCCCGGCAGAACTGGACGGAGGGGCAGGATGAGACCCTGCGCTGCTCGGCACGGGGCAACCCCCCGCCCCAGCTGGAGTGCACCAAGGATGGGGACCCCTTCCCCACCGGGGTGCTGCGCCCCGTCACCCGCGCCCACGCCGGCACCTACCGCTGCCAGGCCACCAACCCGCTGGGGACAGCTGTCCGGAGCATCACCGTCTGGGTGCACT CCCACGAccctgacctgctgctgctggtgctggtgccgGTGGCGGTGGGGGGTGGGCGCGCTCGCCGGGGCGGTGGGCTACCGCATCTACTACCGCAAGAAGAAGATCCGCCGGTAccggctgcaggagcagcagaagcgGTTACAGCTGGATGCGCCGAAACCACCGGGATGCTCCGAGGAGACCACGCGCCTCAATGGTCCGGCACAACCATAA